Genomic DNA from Orcinus orca chromosome 6, mOrcOrc1.1, whole genome shotgun sequence:
TGCCAGATGTTGGTTTATTATGCTAAGGAGTTAAGGGAAGGATTCGTGGAATACACAGAACAAGTTGTAAAACTGATGGTTCCtttactgaaattttatttccatgacAATGTTCGAGTGGCAGCAGCAGAGTCCATGCCTTTTCTCCTGGAATGTGCAAGAATTCATGGCCCAGAGTATCTTGCACAGATGTGGCACTTCATATGTGATCCTTTAATCAAGGCTATTGGGACCGAACCTGATACAGATGTACTCTCAGAAATAATGAATTCTTTTGCAAAGTCCATTGAAGTAATGGGAGATGGGTGCCTCAATGATGAACAGTTGGAAGAACTGGGAGAAATACTGAAAGCAAAACTTGAAGGGCACTTTAAAAACCAAGAACTGAGACAGGttaaaagacaggaagaaaactATGACCAACAGGTTGAAATGTCTCTGCAAGATGAGGATGAATGTGATGTTTATATTCTGACCAAAGTATCAGATATTTTGCACTCATTATTTAGTACTTACAAGGAAAAGATTTTACCGTGGTTTGAACAGCTGCTTCCATTAATTGTAAAACTAATTTGTTCTAATAGGCCATGGCCAGACAGACAGTGGGGATTGTGCATATTTGATGATATCATAGAACACTGTAGTCCAACCTCATTTAAATATGTAGAATATTTTCGGTGGCCAATGCTACTAAATATGCGAGACAACAACCCTGAAGTCAGGCAAGCGGCTGCTTATGGCCTGGGTGTTATGGCACAGTTTGGTGGAGATGATTATCGTTCTTTATGTTCAGAAGCTGTTCCGCTGCTGGTAAAAGTTATTAAGTGTGCAAattccaaaaccaaaaaaaatgtcattgctaCAGAGAACTGTATCTCAGCAGTAGGCAAGATTTTGAGGTTTAAGCCTAACTGTGTAAATGTAGATGAAGTTCTTCCACACTGGTTGTCATGGCTTCCATTGCATGAGGATAAAGAGGAAGCTATTCAGACTTTGAGTTTTCTCTGTGACTTAATTGAAAGTAACCACCCAGTTGTACTTGGTCCAAATAATTCCAATCTTCCAAAAATAATCAGTGTAAttgcagaaggaaaaatgaatgaGACTATTAACTATGAAGATCCTTGTGCCAAACGCCTAGCTAATGTCGTGCGTCAGGTACAGACTTCTGAAGAATTATGGTTGGAATGCATTTCCCAGCTTGATGATGAGCAGCAGGAAGCCTTACAGGAGTTGCTAAATTTTGCCTGAAGCACCTTAATATTACTTGAATATCATCCACCATAAAAGTAACTCTGAACAAGTTTTGTGCGTGGATTCCATTATGATTGAGAGAACTGTTCTCTTCCTGCTAAGCAGTTTATATGCCTTCCCCATGTTTCTCCAGGATTAGTCAGTGTTATAGCCTCTGTTTACCTTGCATGTTTTATCTCTTAAACACAGACCTTGGTGATAACCTGTGCTTCTGTTGTCTTAAAATGTTTGTCACCTTTcctgttgttgttgctatttgtCTGAATTATTGATGCTGGGCAAGCAGTATACTTGGTGTCAAGATGTCATGCTGCCTACCACAAGATGCTAAGAGCTCACAAAGATGGGATAGGAGAACTTCCAGGACAAACATCTTTGGAATTGTGGGTGAAGAATATAGTGGCAGGCTTATTCCTCCTTGATAATACTCCTAGTTATCATAGTAATGGGAGGATGCTGAAATTGGAACAGAGATTTGAGATATTACAATGGATGTGGGAAGTTTTCTCCATAATACATATGAACGTTTTAATAATGTCCTCCTGAGACTGAGATATATCCATATTCTAGTTCCCAAAGTGTCCAGCTGAGAGTTAAAACTTTGAAGTCTTAGACcagtctcttttttttcaagttatCCAGGACTCTAAGGACCATGGTTACTGAAAAGCGCATCCTGGTACATCTAACATTGGTAGCATGTAACATACTGTAACACAGTGTTTGACAAATAGTAAATAATATTTGTGGGAGTCAATCAGTGTTATGTATTTGAGCAGAATATTGCATTGTGTATGTATGCCATTTTTTCCTGCAAAGCAGTTCAACAAGAAGAGAAGCCCTGATTCAAGGTGGGGCTTAAATAGATTTCTATTTTGGAGAAGTTCTTAATAGATTATATAGTAGCATTAAAGAGAATTCTATTGTGATCATGAAAGGgaagcaaaattaatttaatctttaaacgagaaaaagaaaacagctttGAGAAGTTATTTAGCAGTAGGTATACATTGTAAGAAAACAGTTCTGTAAATCTAGGGTTAATTAATTGCAATGTTGGTCTTTAATGTCAGGCTTTTTGTAGGGTAGAAAAAAACCTTTCTACTCAGCAAGATATTAATCCAAAATTTAAGAACAAATACATCTGTCAGGATTTCCTGGGGCTATTATGAGTACTGTCTATGTaacatatttagtaaatatttaagacttagtaagtgcttaataaatggtagctgttattGCTGTTGGTGTTTTTACTTctgctgtgttcttttttatggtttggaATTCCTTTTACATTAGAATCTCTGTTTCACCTCCTACAAGTTCATGAGCAGGCCATCTAGGCCATTGTGGACAGATATGAAGTTGAGATTTTAGATATGCAATTCTTGTACATTCCCTACAATTATTTATTGttaatgagagaaaaaagaaaaggacattaggtacAGTATAGTCacaattttaagtttatttaagataaaattttaaagtatagatgaataaatagaaaaacccCACTACAAAGTATTGATATTACTGTAATAGAGGTTTTCTCTGGATGGTGGGATGGAAAGGCAGTTTTTCTTCTTACTTATCTATATTCTAAAAGTTCAAGCACCTGATTCTATTTTCATACTAGCTAAGATCTCAGTCAATTTGGCCTCTCCATGACCTATAGCTGAGGTTTCTTCTACTCACCTGCACCTCTTTATCTTAATTAGTATCCCTTAATTAAGAAGCCCTTGGTAAACATTTCTAGCAATTCCCTACACTCTCGTACATGAGGAACTGGAAAATCTACCATATGACTTGGAATTAGGCACCTGGAGAATTTTGAAGTATGACAGACCTAGATTTGAATTTTGGCAAACTACTTTTTTAACCTAAACaattctccatctgtgaaatggccaTAATACGTAGCTCATAGGATTGTGAGAGTTAAAGGAGGTAACGAATATAGAGTGCTTAGTGGCACAGTGTTTGATAAATGCAAGCTAATATTATCCGAGAGTCGTGAAATAGGGTTGGTGGCTAAAGAGAAAGAGGTGATATTTGCTGGGGTGAGATGGGTGCAGATTCTTGGGCTTTGTCAAAGGAAATGAGGGACGTTCAGTCAGACAGTTTTGGCTGTCAGTCCCTGAAGTCAGACTGGTCTCTGCCTTTGTTCCTGAGCTGAGGTACATCTGTGGGCTCTATGGAGAGAGAATGCTGTAAATGCCTAATACACCACAAATGTCTGATGAGGTGAGAGGAGACCGTGAAAACTAGATGATGGGTGTGCTTGTTGGCGGTGGTAGTGTCAATACCCTAAAACCTCAAAAGTGTTCCCACTTAACTGTTTTACCTAAGGCTGCTGTCTAACTTAACTGGAccaaaaaaagcttttaagtttgaattTTATCAGTGCTTTAAAAGTCCATATTAATGGGAAGTAAACAATCATAATAGTCAGTATATCCCAATCATTTCATTATAcagctttccctttttttttggctttcgccgcgtggcatgtgggaatctcaGTTTCTCGACCGGGGATGAACCCAcgccaccacccacccccactgcagcggaagtgcggagtcttaaccactggaccgccagggaagtccccacttgctttctaaaattttgatttttgtaTTCAAATAATTCCAGGTTTAAAGCAAGAGAGTTCTGTGTAAGGAGAAAAAGTAATATGTGCACCTTTAAAATAGAACGTGAGAAGATAGTAATAACTGCTTTAAGGACCCATTAGTTCCTTTCTCCTCACTTTAAGCAATATGACAACTAATGGAATGATAAGTTCACTTTTTAGACATTCCctaaacagtaatttaaaaatgtgtagtgAGATTGTAAGGTCATGCTGCACAGCTTAGATTTGAAATATCTGAAGACTTTTCAGTcccaaggatttttaaaaatgaggtccCATTCCCTTCCTTTACTCTTAGCAGATGTCAAAAATCGAGAGGGTGGAAATGTTTTTCACTAACGGAAAACatgggattaatttccaaaacaggAATTGATGTTAAGACCTGGGAACAGGAGTTTGAGAAATTCAAGTTCCACAAATcatctcctttccttttccatgtgAACATGTTTCAGTTGGTCGAGTCCTTCAACCTCCTTTCTAGACTTCTCAAAATTCTAGTTTTATATTGAAAAACCGGCAGTCACAGGGGGAGGGAGTGTGCAAAGAGAAGTTTTTTACAAAAGGATAGGATTTACATTTTATGCCTTCTTACAATTCACTTTCCATCGACGAAGGTTATCTAGCAAGCTCCTTCAGGATTAATTTTAGCTTTTAGCGCTAATAGGGGTCTCACAAAAGAAATATCCTCTTGCAGCACCTGATTTAAAAACCCTTTCGGCCTCCCTCTCAGGAGGTGGCAAGCAAAGCTGCGCAGGCGCCTTGCTTCCCTCTTCACTCCGCCCCTTACAGTCGTCTACAAGCTGATGACATCATTGGTCTGTGCAACCTACCAGGCTTCAGGGCCTGAAGCTGAGACTAAGTCCTTGCTATCGCTTAGCGGGGCGGGACGTGAAGTCGGGCTGGTGGTGTTGTACTACGCATGCTCACCGTGGACGGCGACGGTGCCTCTTTCTTTGCGTCTTTCCACAGCTCGCCCCAACCTGGAGGGGGGGGGCCTGAGTgccctcccccttctcttcccCCCGCCCAGCAGGGCTTCTAACTGACAGTTGTCGCCGGGCCCCGTCCGCGCGCCACCTCCTCCTGCCCGGGTCCCCCGCAGGTAGAGAGGGGCGGGAGGGGGtgtgagggagaggaggaggagcccGAGCCGCGGCTGCCCTGTGCTTCGGACCCCTCCGGGGAGGCTAGAGGaaacccccccttccccctcgccCCCTCCCAGCCCTCAAGCCGGCCCGGGAGGGGGTGGGGCGCCGAGGCCGCGGAGGCCAAGCCGGGCCTGGCGGGTGAAGAGTAGCCGGGCGGGGCGCGGAGGGGTGAAGCAGGCAAGGGCCGCGCGCGCGCCGCCgccggggggaggggagaggagggcacCTAggctctcctcttctctcccccctcctccgCGCGCCATGtaaccccgccccgctggcggcGAGCTCGAGACCCCCGCGCGCACCGAGCCGAGCCGGCGGCAGAGGAGAGCGAGGCCCGATGCGGCTGGGGCTGCGCGGCGCAGCCGAGCCCTGAGGAAGCGGCCCGCGCTCACGCTTGCCCCGGCGCCTCGAGCGTCCGCTCCACACCGCCCAAGCTGGGCCTGCCGGGGGCATGAGCGTGCCCGGGACGCCGGGGGAGATGGAGCCGGCCGGGGAGGAGGAGCGGCCGCCACCGGCGGCCGAGGAAGAGGACGACGACGACGAGTTGGTGGCAGCGGCGGCCCCGGCCTCAGGGCCGGCCCGAGGAAGGAGTGCCTCTTCGAGGGAGGACGCGGAcgaccaggaggaggaggagacgaTGGTGGTCGGGGGCGGTGTCTGCAAGGAGCAGGAGCTGACCTACGAGCTGCAGCAGGGTTACCGCATCCTGGGCGAGTTTCTGCAGGAGAAGCACCGAGGCCTCACCTCCCCCTTCCTGCAGCCCTTGGGGGGCGTTGCCactggggaggaggaggcggcCGAGGGGCCGCGCAGCGGGGGCCGGGGCAGTCGCGCCCTCCGGCAGCAGCCCGGGAAGGGCATGTGTCTGCTGAAGATGGAGGAGAAGTTCGCCAGCGGCCAATACGGGGGCATCACCGAGTTCGTGGCGGACTTCAGGTTGATGCTGGAGACGTGCTACCGCCTGCATGGAGTGGACCACTGGATCTCCAAACAGGGCCAGAAGCTGGAGATGATGCTGGAGCAGAAGTTGGCGCTTCTGTCTCGGTGAGTGAGCCCCGTCCCTGGCGGGACTGACGGGCTGACACAAACACACCCTCGCACGTGTCCGAGGATGGGTTGGGCCAGGGGCCGGGGGGCGTCGCTGATAGGTGCTGAGTCGGTGCTGGAGAACCCCGGGAGGAGGAGCAGCGCTGGGCGGGGGCCCGCAGGGGTGTGGTGGGTGTGGGCTGAGAGAACCCTACGCCCAGACGTGAAGAATCTGAGACGGAAGCCGAGTCCCGAGTGCCGAAGAGCAGGTAAAGTTTTTAGAAGTAAAGTGAAATGGTGCCCGTAGGAAGAATTACAGGAGTAAGGAGAGGAAAAGTTTAAGTGGGATGGAAGTTGGACCTGCAACTTTTAGACAGTTTTGGCAAGAAAATTTTAAACGTTTTTGGAATGAAATACCGTTAGAAAATTAATTCTGGCTCGTGTAAAAGGGTGATTTCAGACtgttaaaataataactttactGCTCAAGTCGGCCATCGGAGATTTTATAGCGTGTAATTAAATGGTTAACAATTACTGTGGCGTACTCCTGGTCTTTTTTCTCAGCTTCATCTGAGCAGACTGAATTTTTGCATCAacacaaaatttttaatacatttcgGTATTGGTATCTATTCTACCAGAAGTCACAGGCAGTTCAGATGGCACGATGCTCTTGGTATACTCCACCCATATATCCAgagtcaattatttttctttcttaagaggAAATAATATAGCACAGGAGGCTACTAAAATACACGTATTAATTTATAATTCTGTAATTGATAATGAGCCAAATTAATTTCTCTATCAGAAATTCTtcaggaatagaaaaataattgaatgtgGTTGGAAATCGTGGTTGAAGTGAACCAGTTGTTTGACTCTTTACTAGTGGAAGTgaacttgaacaagtcactttacctttttggcctcagtttcttcatctgtaaaatgggcataatgacAGTACCTAATTAATAGGTTGCTGTAGGATTAAATGCATTAATAAATGTAAAGTCAAAAGTGCCAGTCCCATATAGTTAGCCCAAGATAAGTTTTAATCATTATAATACTAGTAGTGGTAGCTGAATAAGATGAATATTTTCATATCTGAAACTGGGAAGTGTACTAGTGCTTTTATCTAATAGCTCCTGaaaagttgtgttaattttttgGTCCTTGATTataactgtaattttaaaataatctaatctGTCACTGGCTTCCCATATGCTGTTTTCGAGACTATCAGTGACTTCTTTCACTGAAAACAATGGTTAACATAGCGCTTGACTCATTAGGGCAGCTGTATTTAAACTAAGGAGCCTCTTCTTGAATCCATTCATAATGTAGGATTATTTGGTAATAGAATAATTCCCAAGTTTGTCTTGtatattacttttaatattttatttagcgaCATTATATTTATGTAGTGTGTTCGTTACCCTTGTCTCCACAGTGTTTTATAGTTATGACTCACATAAGAAACAGTCCTTTCACACGTCATTATTTTTAAGTAGTAAAATATCTTCCAAATTGATGTCACAAGATTTTAGACCTGGAAGAAACCATAGAGTTCTAGTCCAAGCATCTAGTTTTACAGACTGGAAACGGGTGTTTAGAATGAGGCTGGAGAATGGCTGCATCAAAGTGCTAAGAAGTTGCTTATAGGTTTGAATAAATTACAGGtgttttcagaaacattttgtATATAGTGTTTCTTAAGCCCTGCAAAAGAGCAGGGAGACTGTTTCTCTTCACATAAAGGTAAATTTCTGAATGCTTTGAATCATTCCTAGTGACTAATGTTCAGAATACTGTATTCCCATATGATCTAATAGAATCCATACTTAGAACTTAAAACATTCTTTTGTTTATAAACATAATAATGTATTTCTGATGTTCTTAGTccaagagagagaaaattcttGCAGTTTAGTAGCAAAAAGTAATGTGATGGTCTCAAAGAGATAATTAAAAATTTGACTTCCTCAATTTTTTGGTATTTGATGTATACAAACATTTTGTAAATAATAGATTTGACAAACCACACTTGTAGATGCtagaaaatcatttctttttctgtactaGCCTACAGTCTGAGTCATTACTAAATAAATGCTTTGAGTGGGCACAACTTTCAGAAACCCATAGGTTATAACTGTTTTGTATGCAATTAGTAAATATAGATGCTCCAGAACAATATTCTATAGACTGGGCACATGAGTATGATTTTCAGCAAATAGGTGACTCAGATaccttatttataaataagtGGTATATGGTATTTTAGTAATGAAAAACAGTCACTTAGATATTATCATTTGTTCTCTTTTGTCTTCTAGTATATGTTTGTAAGATATTGAATTAACCCTTATTTTGAAATTTACTGTAAGAATTTTACAGCTGCTCCATACACTGCTGAGCCTTTTAGTGAGCAAGAAAT
This window encodes:
- the RANBP6 gene encoding ran-binding protein 6 isoform X2; protein product: MAACGSAGVPATVSGKQEFYQLLKNLINPSCMVRRQAEEIYENIPGLCKTTFLLDAVRNRRAGYEDPHPRVRAAACTTLGQMATDFAPNFQKKFHETVIAALLRTMENQGNQRVQSHAASALIIFIEDCPKSLIVLYLDSMVRNLHSILVIKLQELIRNGTKLALEQLVTAIASVADTIEEKFVPYYDIFMPSLKQIVELAVQKELKLLKGKTIECISHVGLAVGKEKFMQDASNVMQLLLKTQSDLNNMEDDDPQTSYIISAWARMCKILGNDFQQYLPLVIEPLIKTASAKPDVALLDTQDVENMSDDDGWQFVNLGDQQSFGIKTSGLEAKATACQMLVYYAKELREGFVEYTEQVVKLMVPLLKFYFHDNVRVAAAESMPFLLECARIHGPEYLAQMWHFICDPLIKAIGTEPDTDVLSEIMNSFAKSIEVMGDGCLNDEQLEELGEILKAKLEGHFKNQELRQVKRQEENYDQQVEMSLQDEDECDVYILTKVSDILHSLFSTYKEKILPWFEQLLPLIVKLICSNRPWPDRQWGLCIFDDIIEHCSPTSFKYVEYFRWPMLLNMRDNNPEVRQAAAYGLGVMAQFGGDDYRSLCSEAVPLLVKVIKCANSKTKKNVIATENCISAVGKILRFKPNCVNVDEVLPHWLSWLPLHEDKEEAIQTLSFLCDLIESNHPVVLGPNNSNLPKIISVIAEGKMNETINYEDPCAKRLANVVRQVQTSEELWLECISQLDDEQQEALQELLNFA